One Equus quagga isolate Etosha38 chromosome 5, UCLA_HA_Equagga_1.0, whole genome shotgun sequence genomic window carries:
- the PLEK gene encoding pleckstrin yields MEPKRIREGYLVKRGSVFNTWKPMWVVLLEDGIEFYKKKSDNSPKGMIPLKGSTLTSPCQDFGKRMFVFKITTTKQQDHFFQAAFLEERDAWVRDIKKAIKCIEGGQKFARKSTRRSIRLPETIDLGALYLSMKDAEKGVKELNLEKDKKIFNHCFTGNCVIDWLVSNQSVRNRQEGLMVASSLLSEGYLQPAGELSKNAADGIAENPFLDNPDAFYYFPDSGFFCEENSSDDDVILKEEFRGVIIKQGCLLKQGHRRKNWKVRKFVLREDPAYVHYYDPAGGEEPLGAIHLRGCVVTSVEGNPDGKKSEEENLFEIITADEVHYFLQAATPKERTEWIKAIQVASRTGK; encoded by the exons GGGAGCGTGTTCAACACCTGGAAACCCATGTGGGTTGTATTGTTAGAAGATGGAATTGAATTCTATAAGAAGAAAAGTGACAACAGCCCCAAAGGAATGATTCCCCTGAAAGGAAGCACATTGACCAGCCCTTGTCAGGACTTTGGGAAAAGGATG tttgtgtTTAAGATCACTACGACCAAACAGCAGGACCACTTCTTCCAAgcagccttcctggaggagagagatgcCTGGGTTCGGGATATCAAGAAGGCCATTAAATGCATTGAAGGAGGCCAGAAGTTTGCGAGGAAATCCACCAGGAGGTCCATTCGGCTGCCAGAAACCATTGACTTGgg TGCCTTGTATTTGTCCATGAAAGACGCtgaaaaaggagtaaaagaacTGAACCTAGAGAAGGACAAGAAGATTTTTAATCACTGCTTCACAG GTAACTGTGTCATTGATTGGCTGGTTTCCAACCAGTCCGTTCGGAATCGCCAGGAAGGCCTCATGGTTGCCTCCTCCCTGCTCAGTGAAGGGTACCTACAGCCTGCTGGAGAGCTGTCCAAGAATGCAGCAGACGGCATTGCTGAAAACCCTTTCCTGGACAACCCCGATGCCTTCTACTACTTT CCAGACAGCGGGTTCTTCTGTGAGGAGAATTCCAGCGATGATGACGTGATTCTGAAAGAAGAATTCAGAGGGGTCATTATCAAACAGGGATGTTTACTGAAGCAG GGGCATAGGAGGAAAAATTGGAAGGTGAGGAAGTTCGTTCTGAGAGAAGACCCTGCATATGTGCACTACTACGACCCTGCTGGG GGGGAAGAGCCCCTGGGAGCGATTCACTTGAGAGGCTGCGTGGTGACTTCAGTGGAGGGCAACCCAGATG GCAAGAAGAGTGAAGAAGAGAACCTCTTTGAGATCATCACGGCGGATGAAGTTCATTATTTCTTGCAAGCGGCCACCCCCAAGGAGCGCACCGAGTGGATCAAAGCCATCCAGGTGGCCTCTCGGACTGGGAAATGA